One stretch of Candidatus Binatia bacterium DNA includes these proteins:
- the nfi gene encoding endonuclease V, translating into MNRGVIAAVDAAYDSCDTLVACAAVAWHPGAHEVVERHIVVSAGAAPYIPGRFAEREGELCIAALRALRVRPAVVLCDGHGRAHPLRQGLACVVARVTGWPTIGCAKSLLCGRAAPVGPERGAWAEVEVGGEVVGRVVRTRATVRPVYVSVGDYLDLETAMDVVLLASPRFRIPEPLRIAHVEATSALHSLLAQSSRRE; encoded by the coding sequence ATGAATCGAGGTGTGATCGCAGCCGTGGATGCCGCGTACGATTCCTGTGACACCCTCGTCGCCTGTGCGGCCGTGGCCTGGCATCCGGGCGCACACGAGGTCGTGGAGCGCCATATTGTGGTTTCTGCCGGCGCGGCACCGTACATCCCCGGGCGCTTTGCCGAGCGGGAAGGCGAACTGTGCATTGCCGCTCTGCGTGCGCTTCGGGTGCGTCCGGCGGTGGTGCTTTGTGACGGCCACGGCCGCGCCCACCCGCTCCGGCAAGGCCTTGCTTGTGTGGTCGCCAGGGTGACTGGCTGGCCCACCATCGGCTGCGCCAAGAGTTTGCTGTGTGGGCGCGCAGCGCCAGTCGGGCCGGAACGCGGGGCTTGGGCGGAAGTGGAAGTCGGCGGTGAGGTTGTCGGACGGGTCGTGCGTACCAGGGCCACTGTGCGGCCAGTGTATGTGAGCGTCGGAGACTACCTCGATCTCGAGACGGCCATGGATGTAGTGTTGCTGGCCTCGCCGCGTTTCCGCATACCGGAGCCTCTTCGGATTGCCCATGTCGAAGCGACTTCTGCCTTGCATTCGTTGCTCGCGCAGAGTTCCCGGCGGGAGTAG